A single region of the Syntrophotaleaceae bacterium genome encodes:
- a CDS encoding 4Fe-4S binding protein gives MANHYITDDCVGCGACEPICPVSAISAEDPIYVIDQDDCTDCGACDDVCPVDAIKTK, from the coding sequence ATGGCAAATCATTACATTACTGACGATTGTGTAGGATGTGGGGCTTGTGAACCGATTTGTCCTGTAAGCGCCATCAGTGCAGAAGATCCGATTTATGTCATTGATCAGGACGATTGCACCGATTGCGGCGCCTGTGACGACGTCTGTCCCGTCGATGCCATCAAGACCAAATAA
- a CDS encoding glutaredoxin family protein yields MKSMSWVLAVLLFFSSVLQGEAAHLENGRKIFALNDSPQVELYVTSWCSYCKKAIQFFESRGIPHAVYDIEKDTSAARRKEELDPWPGIPFAVINGQKIHGFSEQAYLQALEP; encoded by the coding sequence ATGAAATCCATGTCTTGGGTTTTGGCCGTGTTACTGTTTTTTTCGAGCGTTCTTCAGGGAGAGGCGGCCCATCTGGAAAACGGCAGAAAAATCTTTGCCCTCAACGACTCGCCTCAAGTAGAGCTGTATGTGACAAGCTGGTGTTCCTACTGCAAGAAAGCCATTCAGTTTTTTGAATCCCGCGGCATTCCCCACGCTGTTTACGATATCGAAAAGGACACCAGTGCCGCGCGAAGAAAAGAGGAGTTGGACCCCTGGCCGGGTATCCCCTTTGCGGTGATCAATGGTCAGAAAATTCATGGCTTTTCCGAGCAGGCTTATCTGCAGGCTTTGGAGCCGTAA
- a CDS encoding response regulator — protein sequence MEKEARQTKKIKVLLVEDEAVTALALNMSLENLGFLTCPAAATGQRALESMREEKPDIVLMDINLTGNMNGVDTARKMQESGRMPVIFITGYSSGDLYEQARHLNPIAIFTKPIRLQALQKAIEAAVKA from the coding sequence TTGGAAAAAGAGGCCAGGCAAACGAAAAAAATAAAGGTTCTGTTGGTTGAGGACGAGGCTGTCACCGCTCTTGCTTTGAATATGTCTTTGGAAAACCTCGGTTTTCTAACCTGCCCGGCAGCAGCCACAGGTCAAAGAGCCCTTGAAAGCATGCGCGAGGAAAAACCCGACATCGTTTTGATGGATATAAATCTTACCGGGAACATGAACGGTGTAGATACTGCCAGAAAAATGCAGGAATCGGGTCGGATGCCTGTTATCTTTATAACGGGGTATTCTTCCGGCGATCTTTATGAACAGGCCAGACACCTGAACCCCATTGCCATCTTCACCAAACCTATCAGACTGCAAGCTCTTCAAAAAGCTATAGAAGCGGCAGTAAAGGCATGA
- a CDS encoding gamma-glutamyl-gamma-aminobutyrate hydrolase family protein (Members of this family of hydrolases with an active site Cys residue belong to MEROPS family C26.), with translation MRVHVLQHVPFEGLGSILPWLEARQAQISTTRFFESPILPASGEFDAVVALGGPMSVNDEDEYPWLREEKQVLAEAVQAGKPVLGICLGAQLIASALGAAVYPGPCKEIGWFPVYACQYQPGIFPLPQISEVFHWHGETFDLPPGAIHLAKSKGCLHQAFQIGRRTIGLQFHLETTPESADALITHCRHELVPGRFVQSEEEIRSVPPTRYDVINKIMGNILIYLLTG, from the coding sequence ATGCGCGTTCATGTTCTGCAGCACGTACCCTTCGAAGGCCTTGGCAGCATTTTGCCATGGCTCGAGGCCCGGCAGGCGCAAATCAGCACCACCCGTTTCTTCGAATCGCCGATACTTCCCGCCTCCGGGGAATTCGACGCCGTCGTTGCTCTTGGAGGTCCAATGAGCGTCAACGACGAGGATGAGTATCCCTGGCTGAGGGAGGAAAAACAGGTCCTGGCCGAGGCCGTGCAGGCAGGTAAACCGGTGCTTGGCATCTGCCTGGGCGCGCAACTGATCGCCTCGGCCCTCGGCGCTGCCGTCTATCCAGGTCCCTGCAAGGAGATCGGCTGGTTTCCGGTCTATGCCTGCCAGTACCAGCCCGGAATTTTCCCCTTGCCGCAGATTTCGGAGGTTTTCCATTGGCACGGTGAAACCTTCGACCTGCCCCCTGGGGCCATTCACCTCGCCAAGAGCAAAGGGTGTCTGCACCAGGCTTTCCAGATCGGGCGCCGCACCATCGGCCTGCAGTTTCACCTGGAGACAACCCCCGAGAGTGCGGATGCGCTCATCACCCATTGTCGGCATGAACTGGTTCCCGGCCGTTTTGTCCAGAGCGAGGAGGAAATCAGGTCCGTTCCCCCGACTCGCTATGACGTGATCAATAAGATCATGGGGAACATTCTCATCTATCTTCTCACCGGTTAG